In a genomic window of Styela clava chromosome 11, kaStyClav1.hap1.2, whole genome shotgun sequence:
- the LOC120347108 gene encoding CDGSH iron-sulfur domain-containing protein 2 homolog B-like, translated as MIHLFATLVRDKIPAYLEGVPIPRTLSGFLDLSVKDWFHLVFFSGAVGAIGYYATKPYIDEYKKRKSGANDDSVVNLSIQKGSPKVVDVVDIESLGEKAAYCRCWRSKKFPYCDGSHNQHNIDTGDNVGPLCMKKNC; from the exons ATGATTCACTTGTTTGCAACTCTGGTGAGAGACAAAATACCAGCATATCTGGAAGGTGTTCCAATTCCACGAACCTTGAGTGGATTTCTTGATTTGTCAG TAAAAGACTGGTTCCACCTTGTATTTTTCTCTGGAGCTGTTGGTGCTATCGGATATTATGCAACAAAGCCATATATAGATGAATACAAAAAGAGGAAATCTGGTGCAAATGATGATTCTGTTGTGAATCTTTCGATTCAAAAAGGTTCTCCGAAAGTAGTTGATGTTGTAGATATCGAAAGTTTAGGTGAAAAAGCAGCTTACTGCAGGTGTTGGAGATCAAAAAAA ttCCCTTATTGCGATGGCTCTCACAATCAACACAATATAGATACTGGAGATAACGTTGGACCTCTTTGCATGAAGAAGAATTGTTGA
- the LOC120347105 gene encoding ubiquitin-conjugating enzyme E2 D2-like → MALKRIHKEFKDFEKDPPAQCSAGPVGEDMFQWQASIAGPSDTPFQGGLFFLSIHFPTDYPFKPPKVAFTTKIYHPNINNNGSICLDILRSQWSPALTISKVLLSISSLMCDPNPDDPLVPEAARLYKTDRSKYDSLAREWTMKYACL, encoded by the exons ATGGCTCTTAAAAGAATTCACAAG GAATTTAAAGATTTTGAAAAAGATCCTCCAGCACAATGTAGTGCGGGACCAGTTGGCGAGGATA tgttTCAGTGGCAAGCTTCTATTGCTGGACCA TCTGATACACCATTTCAAGGAGGACTATTTTTCTTAAGTATTCATTTTCCTACAGATTATCCTTTTAAACCACCTAAG GTTGCATTTACAACTAAGATATATCATcctaatataaataataacgGCAGCATATGTTTAGATATATTAAGATCGCAGTGGTCACCTGCATTAACCATATCTAAGG TATTATTATCAATATCTTCACTTATGTGTGATCCAAATCCAGACGATCCTCTGGTACCTGAAGCTGCTAGATTGTATAAGACGGATAGAAGCAAGTATGACAGTCTGGCTAGAGAATGGACAATGAAATATGCCTGTTTATGA